Proteins encoded within one genomic window of Nitrospinota bacterium:
- a CDS encoding glycosyltransferase family 4 protein, with product MRILFLAPQPFFEERGTPFNVRLMLMALSELGHTVDILAFPHGADVAIPNVSIHRVWQTPGLGKAPIGPSKTKIAYDALMMAKATMMAFTNKYDVVHAVEESVFIARLLKMFFGIPYVYDMDSHMSDQLKYSGFFKDGPLLSAFGKMETDALKKASSVITVCKYLTDAAAKYVDPSIIHQIEDIPLDSPPPPQGITVETVRRDIHIPENAPIAVYTGNLEKYQGIDLLLESAAEVATVMPEARFVIVGGDAASIAKYTSAARVLGIGRNVIFTGPKPVELMALYYQMADVLLSPRIEGTNTPLKIYTYLKTGKPVAATDLPVHTQALTRQIAVLARPEKVEYASAILLLLKSKELREEIGGRGKEFVERNFNYDVFKRKTAEAYAGFPAPSGQGDVSPPL from the coding sequence ATGCGGATATTGTTCCTGGCCCCCCAGCCTTTTTTCGAGGAGCGGGGCACCCCGTTCAACGTCCGGCTGATGCTCATGGCCCTGTCTGAGCTTGGGCACACCGTGGACATCCTTGCGTTCCCCCACGGGGCGGACGTGGCCATCCCTAACGTTTCCATACACAGGGTCTGGCAAACGCCGGGGCTTGGGAAAGCTCCAATCGGCCCCTCCAAAACGAAAATAGCCTATGACGCATTGATGATGGCAAAGGCCACGATGATGGCCTTTACCAACAAGTACGACGTTGTGCACGCGGTGGAGGAATCGGTATTTATCGCGCGTTTGCTCAAGATGTTTTTCGGGATACCGTATGTTTATGACATGGACTCGCACATGTCCGACCAGCTGAAATATTCCGGGTTTTTCAAGGATGGGCCGCTGCTGTCCGCTTTCGGGAAAATGGAGACGGACGCCTTGAAGAAAGCTTCAAGCGTGATCACCGTATGCAAATACCTGACGGACGCGGCGGCAAAATACGTTGATCCGTCCATCATCCACCAGATAGAGGACATCCCGCTGGACTCACCCCCCCCGCCTCAGGGGATCACCGTGGAGACTGTCAGGCGCGATATTCACATCCCTGAAAACGCCCCCATAGCCGTATATACCGGCAACCTGGAAAAATACCAGGGGATAGACCTTTTGCTCGAATCGGCCGCCGAAGTGGCGACCGTCATGCCGGAGGCGCGCTTTGTTATCGTTGGCGGTGACGCCGCGTCCATCGCAAAATATACCTCCGCCGCGCGCGTTCTGGGGATCGGGCGCAACGTGATCTTCACCGGCCCCAAGCCTGTGGAATTGATGGCGTTGTATTATCAGATGGCGGACGTTCTGCTATCCCCGCGGATCGAGGGGACGAATACGCCGCTGAAAATATATACCTATTTGAAGACAGGCAAACCGGTGGCCGCAACCGACCTGCCGGTGCATACGCAGGCGCTCACAAGGCAAATCGCCGTGCTGGCGCGGCCGGAAAAGGTGGAATACGCCTCCGCCATTCTGTTATTATTAAAAAGTAAGGAGTTGCGTGAAGAGATTGGCGGCCGCGGCAAGGAATTTGTCGAACGCAACTTCAATTACGATGTTTTCAAGCGCAAAACGGCGGAAGCTTACGCAGGATTCCCGGCGCCTTCCGGCCAGGGCGATGTTTCTCCCCCTTTATAA
- a CDS encoding radical SAM protein → MAMIKQLLNLAKFKLGGVRPVCGPMKVQWELTYHCNLKCQHCQIWKIPHEEVRKNTLPLDKQKKILDDLAASGVRHVSFSGGEMFLQKTVYELIAHAKSLGMKVGGNSNAFLINGKIARKIADCGLDMLYISMDGDNAATHDEIRGVKGAFDRVFQAVRNLRAAKPGIRLFFNTTINAKNVGQLNGVAKLAREAGINGLTIEMTNTFDKYSPNRDLILPQDLLPTLKEQLDGLFRDYPDMLPHPRGYFDEFETYLNRPDELYKYRCVAGYTTAQIHPNGDLYPCPVAFKKLGNLSEKSFNEIWFSPRTDQVRREIKEGNHPICWVTCVSPLNQYLSYLAPRLDFFRLLSPNTISHILKKI, encoded by the coding sequence ATGGCAATGATAAAGCAGCTTCTAAACCTGGCGAAGTTCAAGTTGGGGGGGGTGCGCCCCGTATGCGGCCCCATGAAGGTCCAATGGGAGCTTACATACCATTGCAACCTGAAATGCCAGCATTGCCAGATATGGAAAATACCGCACGAAGAGGTCCGCAAGAACACCCTGCCGCTGGACAAGCAGAAGAAGATATTGGACGACCTGGCCGCATCCGGCGTCCGCCATGTCTCCTTCTCCGGCGGCGAGATGTTTTTGCAGAAGACTGTTTACGAACTCATAGCCCACGCAAAATCGCTGGGGATGAAGGTGGGGGGCAATTCCAACGCCTTCCTGATAAACGGGAAGATCGCCCGCAAGATCGCCGATTGCGGGCTGGACATGCTGTACATTTCCATGGACGGGGACAACGCCGCCACCCACGACGAAATCCGAGGGGTGAAAGGGGCGTTTGACAGGGTGTTCCAGGCAGTGCGCAACCTACGGGCCGCAAAGCCGGGCATCAGGCTGTTCTTTAACACCACTATCAACGCAAAAAACGTCGGGCAGCTCAACGGCGTCGCAAAGCTTGCCAGGGAGGCCGGGATAAACGGGCTGACCATCGAGATGACCAACACCTTCGACAAGTATTCGCCCAACCGCGACCTGATATTGCCGCAAGACCTGCTGCCCACGCTAAAAGAGCAGCTTGACGGGCTGTTCCGCGACTATCCGGACATGCTCCCCCATCCGCGAGGTTATTTCGACGAGTTCGAGACCTACCTCAACAGGCCGGACGAGCTGTATAAATACCGTTGCGTGGCCGGTTACACCACCGCGCAGATACACCCGAACGGAGACCTGTATCCGTGCCCCGTGGCGTTCAAGAAACTTGGGAACCTGTCGGAAAAATCTTTCAACGAAATATGGTTCTCACCCCGGACCGACCAGGTGCGCCGTGAGATAAAAGAAGGCAACCACCCCATATGCTGGGTCACCTGCGTGAGCCCTTTAAACCAGTATCTAAGCTACCTTGCGCCCAGGCTGGACTTTTTCCGGCTGCTCAGTCCGAACACCATTTCACACATTTTAAAGAAGATCTGA
- a CDS encoding radical SAM protein, producing the protein MSRLTSLARLSRVYISYLKRAEIAPHLPTRIWIEPTPSCNFHCGYCPNGMEDAKFDKGLMKMELFTRVIDELAGALNDVNLFHRGESLIHPKLNEMVRYCSDRGIKTRLHTNAGLLTGERAAKLIEAGLSYISFSVDGYTKEVYGKNRLGGDFDTTMENIRRFLAIKKEMGRGPFSIVQVMEVGEAPEGREARRSAFLENFNGLPLDRFVVRAPHNWAGDFSEYGRGVGSGRFTPCTFLWYSMTIFFDGTVAACPQDFFGKIKIGSVADSSVASVWNGDAMRAMRRRMKDRAVAGLDPCATCDMLARKTILGVPVNYLGVFIKDNLLAGKP; encoded by the coding sequence ATGTCCCGCTTAACGTCCCTGGCAAGGCTTTCGCGGGTATATATTTCATACCTGAAACGGGCCGAGATCGCGCCCCACCTCCCCACGCGGATTTGGATAGAGCCGACCCCTTCGTGCAACTTCCATTGCGGATACTGCCCGAACGGCATGGAGGACGCGAAATTCGACAAGGGTCTGATGAAAATGGAGCTTTTCACCCGGGTGATTGACGAGCTTGCGGGCGCGCTAAACGACGTGAACCTGTTCCACCGGGGCGAATCGCTGATCCACCCCAAGCTCAACGAGATGGTCCGCTATTGCTCGGACCGGGGGATCAAGACAAGGCTGCACACCAACGCGGGTCTGCTCACCGGAGAGCGCGCCGCAAAACTTATAGAGGCCGGGCTTTCGTACATATCGTTCTCTGTGGACGGATACACGAAGGAGGTGTACGGGAAAAACCGGCTTGGCGGCGATTTTGACACGACCATGGAGAACATCCGGAGATTCCTGGCGATAAAAAAAGAGATGGGGCGCGGCCCCTTTTCCATCGTGCAGGTGATGGAGGTGGGGGAGGCGCCGGAAGGGCGCGAGGCGAGGCGCTCCGCCTTCCTGGAAAACTTCAACGGGCTGCCGCTGGACAGGTTCGTGGTGCGCGCGCCGCACAACTGGGCCGGCGATTTTTCGGAATACGGGCGCGGCGTCGGCTCCGGCAGGTTCACTCCCTGCACGTTCCTGTGGTATTCGATGACCATATTCTTCGACGGCACGGTGGCCGCCTGCCCACAGGACTTTTTCGGCAAGATAAAGATCGGCTCCGTGGCGGACTCTTCCGTCGCCTCCGTCTGGAACGGCGATGCGATGCGCGCCATGCGCCGCAGGATGAAAGATCGCGCCGTGGCCGGGCTGGACCCGTGCGCCACGTGCGACATGCTGGCCCGCAAGACAATCCTCGGCGTGCCGGTGAACTACCTTGGAGTGTTCATAAAAGACAACCTGCTGGCCGGAAAGCCATGA
- a CDS encoding NAD-dependent epimerase/dehydratase family protein: MSGDNDSCPINTPLPADKALERAPRGPAERVVVTGASGFVGKRLCRALYERGYKLRVLVRSSRDDRYFESLEAQIYKGDIRDPEVVDWLMDNAIGLFNLASIVTSAALPDSDFWDVHVHATRALLEAASRHGAKRALHCSTTGVLGNIKNHPATEDYPVNAEDIYQVTKAEGESVALGFNGNEGLEVTVARPAMVYGPGDRRMLKLFKFIADGSFRMIGDGETLAHPVYVDDLVEGLIAAYESPRSPGGVYIIGGEKYLTLNEWARTIAAEAGVKLEKAPVPYWPVWLAAAVCEAVCRPFGIEPPLFRRRVEFFAKNRAFSIERAKKELGYSPKVDVREGARRTIEWYREEGWI, from the coding sequence ATGAGCGGCGATAACGATTCCTGCCCGATAAACACCCCCTTGCCTGCTGACAAGGCGCTGGAACGCGCCCCGCGCGGCCCCGCGGAAAGGGTGGTGGTCACCGGCGCTTCCGGATTCGTCGGCAAAAGGCTTTGCCGCGCGCTGTATGAAAGAGGATACAAGCTGCGTGTGCTTGTGCGCTCCTCCCGGGACGACAGGTATTTCGAATCGCTGGAGGCGCAGATATACAAGGGGGACATACGCGACCCCGAAGTGGTGGACTGGCTCATGGACAACGCCATCGGGCTTTTCAACCTCGCCTCCATCGTCACGTCCGCCGCCCTGCCGGACAGCGATTTCTGGGACGTGCACGTCCACGCCACCCGCGCATTACTGGAGGCCGCCTCGCGCCACGGCGCCAAACGCGCGCTGCACTGTTCCACCACCGGGGTGCTGGGCAACATAAAAAATCACCCCGCCACCGAGGACTATCCGGTGAACGCGGAGGACATCTATCAGGTGACCAAGGCGGAAGGGGAGAGCGTGGCGCTCGGCTTTAACGGAAACGAGGGGCTGGAGGTGACGGTGGCCCGCCCGGCGATGGTGTACGGCCCGGGCGACAGGCGGATGCTAAAGCTGTTCAAGTTCATCGCCGACGGCTCGTTCCGCATGATCGGGGACGGGGAGACCCTGGCCCATCCGGTGTACGTGGACGACCTTGTGGAAGGGCTTATCGCCGCCTACGAGTCCCCCCGCTCCCCCGGCGGAGTGTACATAATCGGCGGTGAGAAATATCTGACCCTCAACGAATGGGCCCGGACAATCGCCGCCGAGGCGGGAGTGAAGCTTGAAAAGGCGCCGGTGCCGTACTGGCCGGTGTGGCTGGCCGCGGCGGTGTGCGAGGCTGTCTGCCGGCCTTTCGGAATAGAGCCGCCGCTGTTCCGGCGCCGGGTGGAGTTTTTCGCCAAGAACCGGGCATTTTCCATAGAACGGGCGAAAAAGGAGCTTGGCTACTCGCCGAAAGTTGACGTGCGCGAAGGAGCGCGGCGGACAATCGAGTGGTACCGTGAAGAGGGTTGGATATAG
- a CDS encoding cytochrome c, with protein sequence MKAILGALAALAISAGPSLAADGADVYNKKCKMCHDMPGSGKTKVGPDIKGTTMTLEQFTKQVSEGSEWVGRTAPRMAGFEKKKMPPVKGLSADEIKAVYEFSKATH encoded by the coding sequence ATGAAAGCGATTTTGGGAGCCCTGGCCGCATTGGCGATTTCCGCCGGTCCGTCTTTGGCGGCGGATGGAGCCGATGTGTACAACAAGAAGTGCAAGATGTGCCACGATATGCCCGGCAGCGGCAAGACCAAGGTCGGCCCGGACATAAAGGGCACGACGATGACGCTCGAACAGTTCACCAAACAGGTAAGCGAAGGCTCCGAATGGGTAGGCAGGACGGCGCCCAGGATGGCCGGGTTTGAAAAGAAAAAAATGCCCCCGGTGAAGGGCCTTTCCGCCGATGAGATCAAGGCTGTTTACGAATTCAGCAAGGCCACGCACTGA
- a CDS encoding isoprenylcysteine carboxylmethyltransferase family protein produces the protein MNEGHHMDFKEKWIRLMAWSLRLPAGPRAALSAVTGLGFLSFVSAALMIPVVVEKRLGIQGFLPGWLAALIGIPLLAAGAFLATWAVARFIAARGTPVPLNPPPRLVTDGPYSYSRNPMLGGIFMMYFGAGAVLNSATLFFLVTPVLVIGARIFVKKVEEPELETRLGNDYIEYRSRTPMFFPRFFKS, from the coding sequence ATGAACGAAGGTCATCATATGGATTTTAAGGAAAAGTGGATCAGGCTTATGGCCTGGTCGTTAAGGTTGCCCGCCGGTCCGCGAGCCGCGTTGTCGGCGGTCACGGGGCTGGGATTTTTGTCATTTGTGTCCGCGGCGCTTATGATCCCTGTGGTTGTGGAAAAACGGTTAGGAATCCAGGGATTTCTGCCGGGGTGGCTGGCGGCGCTCATAGGCATACCACTGCTGGCGGCGGGAGCCTTTCTTGCCACATGGGCGGTAGCGCGGTTCATAGCGGCCAGGGGGACGCCCGTTCCGTTGAATCCGCCGCCACGGCTTGTGACAGACGGGCCATACTCATATTCCCGCAATCCGATGCTCGGCGGGATATTCATGATGTATTTCGGGGCGGGAGCGGTATTGAATTCAGCCACGCTGTTTTTCCTTGTGACCCCTGTTTTGGTGATCGGAGCCCGGATTTTCGTGAAAAAAGTGGAGGAACCGGAGCTTGAAACAAGGCTCGGAAACGATTATATAGAGTACCGGAGCAGGACGCCGATGTTCTTCCCGAGGTTTTTCAAGAGCTAA
- a CDS encoding 30S ribosomal protein S12 — protein MPTINQLVRKGREKSTRKTKSPALTSCPQRRGVCVRVYTSTPKKPNSALRKVTRVRLTNGYEVTTYIPGVGHNLQEHAIVLIRGGRVKDLPGVRYHVVRGALDTLGVDARRQSRSKYGAKMPKAGAAAGGKPAGKPAGKK, from the coding sequence TTGCCGACTATCAACCAGCTGGTCAGAAAAGGGCGGGAGAAGTCCACCAGGAAAACCAAAAGCCCGGCGCTCACAAGCTGCCCGCAGCGGCGCGGCGTGTGCGTGAGGGTGTATACCTCCACCCCGAAAAAGCCGAACTCGGCGCTCCGCAAGGTCACCAGGGTGCGGCTGACCAACGGGTATGAGGTCACCACATACATCCCCGGCGTGGGACACAACCTGCAGGAGCACGCCATTGTGCTCATCCGCGGCGGCAGGGTGAAGGACCTTCCCGGCGTGCGTTACCACGTGGTGCGCGGCGCGTTGGACACCCTCGGGGTGGACGCGCGCAGGCAGAGCAGGTCCAAGTACGGCGCGAAGATGCCCAAGGCGGGCGCGGCGGCGGGCGGCAAGCCGGCCGGCAAGCCTGCCGGCAAGAAATAA
- the rpsG gene encoding 30S ribosomal protein S7, with the protein MPRRRVATKRSLSGDPKYGETLVSRFVNVVMKDGKKSTAEGLFYRALDIVGQKTKKDPMEVFKQAVENVKPFLEVKSRRVGGSTYQIPVEVKSDRRAALSIRWLIDSARGRGERGFFNKLAGEIMDAANNTGSSVKKKEDTHKMAEANKAFSHYKW; encoded by the coding sequence ATGCCCAGACGCAGAGTAGCCACAAAAAGAAGCCTAAGCGGGGACCCGAAATACGGGGAGACGCTGGTGAGCCGTTTCGTCAACGTCGTCATGAAGGACGGCAAGAAGAGCACCGCCGAGGGGCTTTTCTACCGCGCCCTGGACATAGTGGGCCAGAAGACGAAAAAGGACCCGATGGAAGTGTTCAAGCAGGCGGTGGAGAACGTGAAGCCGTTCCTGGAAGTCAAGTCCCGCCGCGTGGGCGGTTCGACGTACCAGATACCTGTGGAGGTCAAGTCCGACAGGCGCGCGGCCCTTTCCATCCGCTGGCTGATAGACAGCGCCCGGGGCAGGGGAGAGCGCGGCTTTTTCAACAAGCTGGCCGGAGAGATAATGGACGCCGCCAACAACACAGGCTCGTCCGTAAAGAAAAAGGAAGACACGCACAAGATGGCGGAGGCCAACAAGGCTTTCTCCCATTATAAGTGGTAA
- the fusA gene encoding elongation factor G encodes MARKVALEKVRNIGIMAHIDAGKTTTTERVLFYTGITHKIGEVHEGTAVMDYMVQEQERGITITSAATTCQWKNHTINIIDTPGHVDFTMEVERSLRVLDGAVGVFCAVGGVEPQSETVWRQADKYKVPRIAFVNKMDRVGANYFEVVKQVKDRLGHNAVSLHVPIGAEDTFTGFVDLVTMKGVIYTSDDVLGSTYKHIEIPADLKEISAQYREKMIEALADVDDNLMEMYLGGEEIPAEKLIAAIRKGTCAMTIIPVICGASFKNKGVQALLDAVVDFLPSPLEISSVEGINPDTGETESRKADDAEAFSALAFKIITDPFVGQLAFFRVYSGELEAGSYIYNTTKGKKERVGRLLRMHANKREDIKEVRAGDIAAAVGLKSTTTGDTLSVDDRPIVLESMDFPDPVIAVAIEPKTKAEQEKLGEGLSKLTREDPTFRVNTDPETGQTLISGMGELHLEIIVDRLKREFSVDAHVSKPMVAYRETIKKKVSIEGKFVRQTGGRGQYGHVWLDVEPQEPGKGFEFENKVVGGVVPREYVPAVQKGVEEAMNTGVLAGYPVVDVKVSLTDGSYHEVDSSEMAFKIAGSMAFKDGCRKASPALLEPIMAVEVVTPDTYMGDIVGDLSSRRGRVQEMGERGNAKVIKANVPLAGMFGYATDVRSMSQGRATYTMQFSHYEEVPRQIAEEIVAKYNGKGGKDAA; translated from the coding sequence GTGGCCCGCAAAGTAGCTCTCGAAAAAGTCCGCAACATCGGCATCATGGCCCACATAGACGCGGGCAAGACCACGACGACGGAGCGCGTCCTGTTCTACACCGGCATCACGCACAAGATCGGCGAGGTGCACGAGGGCACCGCCGTGATGGACTACATGGTGCAGGAGCAGGAGCGCGGCATCACCATCACCTCTGCGGCCACCACCTGCCAGTGGAAGAACCACACCATAAACATAATAGACACCCCCGGCCACGTGGACTTCACGATGGAAGTGGAGCGGTCCCTTCGCGTGCTCGACGGCGCGGTGGGCGTGTTCTGCGCCGTGGGCGGCGTGGAGCCCCAGTCCGAGACGGTGTGGCGCCAGGCCGATAAATACAAAGTTCCGCGCATCGCCTTCGTCAACAAGATGGACAGGGTGGGCGCCAACTATTTCGAGGTGGTAAAGCAGGTGAAGGACAGGCTCGGCCACAACGCCGTCAGCCTCCACGTTCCGATAGGGGCGGAGGACACTTTCACCGGGTTTGTGGACCTGGTCACGATGAAAGGGGTGATATACACCTCCGACGACGTGCTCGGCTCCACCTACAAGCATATTGAAATCCCGGCGGACTTAAAGGAAATCTCCGCCCAGTACCGCGAGAAAATGATCGAGGCCCTGGCCGACGTGGACGACAACCTGATGGAGATGTATCTTGGCGGCGAGGAGATACCCGCCGAAAAGTTAATAGCGGCCATCCGCAAGGGGACTTGCGCGATGACGATCATCCCGGTGATCTGCGGCGCATCGTTCAAGAACAAAGGGGTGCAGGCCCTTCTGGACGCGGTGGTGGACTTCCTGCCGTCGCCTCTGGAAATCTCGTCGGTGGAGGGGATCAACCCGGACACCGGCGAAACGGAAAGCCGCAAGGCGGACGACGCCGAGGCTTTCTCCGCGCTGGCGTTCAAGATAATCACAGACCCGTTCGTGGGGCAGCTTGCCTTCTTCCGCGTATATTCGGGGGAGCTGGAGGCCGGTTCGTACATTTACAACACCACGAAGGGGAAGAAAGAGCGCGTCGGGCGGCTTCTTCGGATGCACGCCAACAAGCGCGAAGATATCAAGGAAGTGCGCGCGGGGGACATCGCCGCGGCGGTGGGCTTGAAAAGCACCACCACGGGGGACACTCTGAGCGTGGACGACAGGCCCATAGTGCTGGAGTCGATGGACTTCCCGGATCCGGTCATCGCCGTGGCCATCGAGCCTAAGACGAAGGCGGAGCAGGAGAAGCTCGGCGAAGGGCTTTCCAAGCTGACCCGCGAAGATCCCACTTTCCGCGTGAACACAGATCCGGAAACGGGCCAGACCCTTATATCCGGCATGGGGGAGCTTCACCTGGAAATCATCGTGGACAGGCTCAAGAGGGAGTTTTCGGTGGACGCGCACGTGTCCAAGCCGATGGTGGCCTACCGCGAGACGATAAAGAAGAAAGTTTCGATAGAGGGCAAGTTCGTCCGGCAGACCGGCGGACGCGGCCAGTACGGCCATGTGTGGCTGGATGTGGAGCCGCAGGAGCCGGGCAAGGGCTTTGAGTTCGAGAACAAGGTCGTCGGCGGCGTGGTTCCCAGGGAATACGTGCCTGCGGTGCAAAAAGGGGTCGAAGAGGCCATGAACACAGGCGTCCTTGCCGGATATCCGGTGGTGGACGTGAAGGTGTCGCTCACGGACGGGTCTTACCACGAGGTGGACTCGTCGGAAATGGCGTTCAAGATAGCCGGTTCCATGGCGTTCAAGGACGGCTGCCGGAAAGCGTCCCCCGCTCTGCTGGAGCCTATCATGGCGGTGGAAGTGGTGACGCCGGACACATACATGGGAGATATCGTGGGGGACCTTTCGTCCCGCCGCGGCAGGGTGCAGGAGATGGGAGAGCGGGGCAACGCCAAGGTGATAAAGGCCAACGTGCCGCTGGCCGGCATGTTCGGCTACGCCACGGACGTGCGCAGCATGTCGCAGGGGCGCGCCACGTACACCATGCAGTTCTCGCACTACGAGGAAGTGCCGCGCCAGATAGCCGAAGAGATAGTCGCCAAGTACAACGGCAAGGGCGGTAAGGACGCCGCTTGA